In Pseudokineococcus lusitanus, one genomic interval encodes:
- a CDS encoding DUF4190 domain-containing protein: MAHTPSPSTPPRDGDARRDGLRDDVRDVRDDVRHRDARHDDVRDRDLRDRDVRTAGRHDRDDVREPAPAKTSAAATFALVFGLSALLSFLTLILAPLALVLSIIGIVLGVAGLKMTKRRGVTGKGLAVAGLVMAGLVFLLSILTIIGVSTFLNDDQAVQRLQTQVQELVDQAPQQLDQMQEQTGS; encoded by the coding sequence ATGGCCCACACCCCCAGCCCGAGCACCCCGCCCCGTGACGGCGACGCCCGTCGTGACGGCCTGCGCGACGACGTCCGCGACGTCCGCGACGACGTCCGCCACCGCGACGCCCGCCACGACGACGTCCGCGACCGCGACCTGCGCGACCGCGACGTCCGCACGGCCGGTCGGCACGACCGCGACGACGTCCGCGAGCCCGCCCCCGCGAAGACGAGCGCGGCGGCCACCTTCGCCCTCGTCTTCGGCCTCTCGGCGCTGCTGAGCTTCCTCACGCTCATCCTCGCGCCGCTGGCCCTCGTGCTGTCGATCATCGGCATCGTGCTCGGCGTCGCCGGGCTCAAGATGACCAAGCGCCGCGGCGTCACCGGCAAGGGGCTGGCCGTCGCCGGGCTGGTCATGGCGGGGCTCGTCTTCCTCCTGAGCATCCTCACGATCATCGGCGTCTCGACGTTCCTCAACGACGACCAGGCCGTCCAGCGCCTGCAGACGCAGGTCCAGGAGCTCGTCGACCAGGCGCCGCAGCAGCTCGACCAGATGCAGGAGCAGACCGGCTCCTGA
- a CDS encoding diguanylate cyclase domain-containing protein has product MPRPTAPGDDAGRDDAARDGAGLAEAVVAGTPALVCVIGADGRILSFNPALERSTGWRAAEVLGRSFYEVLAVPHEAALAREFVEDAVRTGTAPPQEGDWLDRWGGTRRVSLLNSVVRDAGGRAVGVACVGVDVTEQRREEARLREAALSDPLTGLRNRTALVAAAADALRDSTSPGTGVLFCDLDRFKQANDVHGHEVGDELLRQVGARLGDLARDGDVVARLGGDEFVVLLPRTDAERLSAVRDAADAALARPYGTRHGRVVLGASVGAALGAHGDDVERVLAAADRHMYGIKSGRRAGRG; this is encoded by the coding sequence GTGCCGCGACCCACCGCGCCCGGCGACGACGCCGGCCGTGACGACGCCGCCCGCGACGGGGCCGGCCTGGCCGAGGCCGTCGTGGCGGGGACGCCCGCGCTCGTCTGCGTCATCGGCGCCGACGGCCGCATCCTCTCCTTCAACCCCGCGCTCGAGCGCTCGACCGGCTGGCGCGCCGCGGAGGTCCTCGGGCGCAGCTTCTACGAGGTGCTCGCGGTCCCGCACGAGGCGGCGCTCGCCCGGGAGTTCGTCGAGGACGCCGTCCGCACCGGCACGGCGCCGCCGCAGGAGGGCGACTGGCTCGACCGGTGGGGCGGGACGCGCCGGGTGTCCCTGCTCAACAGCGTCGTCCGCGACGCCGGCGGCCGGGCGGTGGGGGTCGCCTGCGTGGGCGTCGACGTCACCGAGCAGCGGCGCGAGGAGGCGCGGCTGCGGGAGGCCGCGCTGAGCGACCCGCTCACGGGGCTGCGCAACCGCACCGCCCTCGTCGCGGCGGCCGCGGACGCGCTGCGGGACAGCACGTCCCCGGGCACCGGCGTCCTCTTCTGCGACCTCGACCGCTTCAAGCAGGCCAACGACGTCCACGGCCACGAGGTGGGCGACGAGCTGCTGCGACAGGTCGGCGCGCGGCTCGGCGACCTCGCGCGGGACGGCGACGTCGTCGCCCGGCTCGGCGGCGACGAGTTCGTCGTCCTGCTCCCGCGGACCGACGCCGAGCGGCTGTCCGCGGTGCGCGACGCCGCCGACGCCGCGCTGGCCCGTCCCTACGGGACGCGGCACGGGCGCGTCGTGCTCGGCGCGAGCGTCGGGGCGGCCCTCGGCGCGCACGGCGACGACGTCGAGCGGGTCCTCGCCGCCGCCGACCGCCACATGTACGGCATCAAGAGCGGGCGGCGGGCCGGACGCGGCTGA
- a CDS encoding alpha/beta fold hydrolase gives MRTPPRVLAEAEDRVVDPLRRVVAAAPLPRALRLPGTVVLPGPVHRAVRLPLTSRRRRAAVLRRSAALAVPVAAVAAGYAVVVRRPSGGDVVARMTHREASPEDGTDREALPPVVLVHGLGMSSSSLARLVRVLGRSTRTLAPDLPGYGRSPQPREGMLDVQQLGEAVVAWMRRVDVGPAVLVGHSLGSQVVAEVALQAPELVRRLVVVAPTGDPALPKVRWLAGHLAADALRERPTIWGVAAVDYLRAGPGQMVALMRRALVRAQQEVDARLDVPVLVLRGDQDPVCRTEWCEQLAAALPDGRYVEVTGAHGVAHDAGPDLVRLLLDEARAAVRDR, from the coding sequence ATGAGGACCCCGCCGCGCGTGCTCGCCGAGGCCGAGGACCGGGTGGTCGACCCCCTGCGCCGGGTCGTGGCGGCGGCCCCCCTGCCCCGCGCGCTCCGGCTGCCGGGGACCGTCGTCCTCCCCGGCCCGGTGCACCGCGCGGTCCGGCTGCCCCTCACCTCCCGCCGCCGGCGGGCCGCCGTCCTGCGCCGCTCGGCCGCGCTGGCCGTCCCGGTCGCGGCGGTCGCGGCGGGGTACGCCGTCGTCGTCCGGCGCCCGTCCGGCGGTGACGTCGTCGCGCGGATGACCCACCGCGAGGCCTCGCCGGAGGACGGGACGGACCGCGAGGCCCTGCCGCCGGTCGTCCTCGTGCACGGCCTCGGCATGTCGAGCTCGTCGCTCGCCCGGCTCGTGCGGGTGCTCGGCCGCTCGACGCGCACCCTCGCGCCCGACCTGCCGGGCTACGGGCGCAGCCCGCAGCCGCGGGAGGGGATGCTCGACGTCCAGCAGCTGGGGGAGGCCGTCGTCGCCTGGATGCGGCGCGTCGACGTGGGGCCCGCCGTCCTCGTGGGCCACTCGCTCGGCAGCCAGGTCGTCGCCGAGGTGGCGCTGCAGGCGCCGGAGCTCGTGCGCCGGCTCGTCGTCGTCGCCCCCACGGGCGACCCCGCGCTGCCCAAGGTGCGGTGGCTCGCGGGCCACCTCGCCGCGGACGCGCTGCGCGAGCGGCCGACCATCTGGGGCGTCGCCGCCGTCGACTACCTGCGCGCCGGCCCCGGCCAGATGGTGGCCCTCATGCGCCGCGCCCTCGTCCGGGCGCAGCAGGAGGTCGACGCGCGCCTCGACGTCCCCGTGCTCGTGCTGCGGGGCGACCAGGACCCGGTGTGCCGCACCGAGTGGTGCGAGCAGCTGGCCGCCGCACTGCCCGACGGCCGGTACGTCGAGGTCACCGGCGCGCACGGCGTGGCCCACGACGCGGGCCCGGACCTCGTCCGGCTCCTCCTCGACGAGGCGAGGGCGGCCGTCCGGGACCGCTGA
- a CDS encoding GAF and ANTAR domain-containing protein translates to MTVDARPGATELALQFADLSAFLTAGGTREEALRRLVALAVRAVPGATSAGVTAWPEGHRPRSLAASDDVATAADALQHSLGEGPCLEAAADAGLVRSPDLLADDRWPRLRAALADRTPVRGVVAVEVAREPERRALNVYSTEPGALDGTSVDVAVLVGAHARVLLAHAESADEALGLRRALGTSRRIGTAVGVLMHAHRVTADEAFRLLVRSSQLLNRRLHEVADDVARSGQLPGS, encoded by the coding sequence ATGACCGTCGACGCACGCCCGGGGGCGACGGAGCTGGCCCTGCAGTTCGCCGACCTCAGCGCGTTCCTCACGGCGGGCGGGACGCGCGAGGAGGCCCTGCGTCGCCTCGTCGCCCTGGCCGTCCGGGCGGTGCCCGGCGCCACGTCGGCGGGCGTGACGGCCTGGCCGGAGGGACACCGCCCCCGCAGCCTCGCCGCGTCGGACGACGTCGCGACGGCCGCCGACGCCCTCCAGCACTCCCTCGGCGAGGGCCCCTGCCTCGAGGCGGCCGCCGACGCCGGGCTCGTGCGCAGCCCGGACCTGCTCGCCGACGACCGCTGGCCGCGGCTGCGGGCGGCCCTCGCCGACCGCACGCCCGTGCGCGGCGTCGTCGCCGTGGAGGTGGCGCGGGAGCCCGAGCGCCGCGCCCTCAACGTCTACAGCACCGAGCCCGGCGCCCTCGACGGGACGTCCGTCGACGTCGCCGTCCTCGTGGGCGCCCACGCGCGGGTGCTCCTGGCGCACGCCGAGAGCGCCGACGAGGCGCTGGGGCTGCGCCGGGCCCTCGGCACGAGCCGCCGCATCGGCACCGCGGTCGGCGTCCTCATGCACGCCCACCGCGTCACCGCCGACGAGGCCTTCCGGCTCCTCGTCCGCAGCAGCCAGCTCCTCAACCGCCGGCTCCACGAGGTCGCCGACGACGTCGCCCGGTCGGGGCAGCTGCCGGGGTCCTGA
- a CDS encoding GAF and ANTAR domain-containing protein, producing the protein MGTTDDPPETTGLALQFATINDYLSAGGTREDALQRLVDLAVETVPGCDWAAVTAWPTGRRPESIAASDDVATSADHLQYAVQDGPCLTAALEGSAVHSPDLDADDRWPRFRTAVRRAGPVRGVVAVDLAGGPVRAALNLYSGRPGALDLEALAAAALFGAHARVLLAHADSTARAAGLDRALVTSRQIGTAVGILMNAHKVTDEEAFAMLTRSSQHLNRKLRDVADDVAETGALPPP; encoded by the coding sequence ATGGGCACGACGGACGACCCGCCCGAGACCACCGGGCTCGCCCTGCAGTTCGCGACCATCAACGACTACCTCTCCGCCGGCGGGACCCGGGAGGACGCGCTGCAGCGCCTCGTGGACCTCGCCGTGGAGACCGTCCCGGGCTGCGACTGGGCCGCCGTCACCGCGTGGCCGACGGGGCGCCGCCCCGAGAGCATCGCGGCGTCGGACGACGTGGCGACGTCCGCGGACCACCTCCAATACGCGGTGCAGGACGGCCCCTGCCTCACGGCGGCGCTGGAGGGCTCGGCCGTCCACAGCCCGGACCTCGACGCGGACGACCGGTGGCCGCGCTTCCGGACCGCCGTCCGCCGGGCCGGCCCGGTGCGCGGCGTGGTGGCGGTCGACCTGGCCGGCGGCCCCGTCCGTGCGGCGCTCAACCTCTACAGCGGCCGGCCGGGCGCGCTGGACCTCGAGGCGCTGGCGGCGGCCGCGCTCTTCGGCGCCCACGCGCGCGTCCTGCTCGCGCACGCCGACAGCACCGCCCGGGCGGCGGGCCTGGACCGGGCGCTCGTCACGAGCCGCCAGATCGGCACCGCCGTGGGCATCCTCATGAACGCGCACAAGGTCACCGACGAGGAGGCCTTCGCGATGCTCACGCGCAGCAGCCAGCACCTCAACCGCAAGCTGCGGGACGTCGCCGACGACGTCGCCGAGACGGGTGCCCTGCCCCCGCCGTGA
- a CDS encoding ANTAR domain-containing protein produces the protein MPRAAEEPARQDTGASMTDDVLPRPVPAARRRDLVRPPLPAVPVGPPGPGATARHLLAVPLDQPLGQVLHHLAAVALRALPGARGVQVVVTAGGGRLAGAAFAGGGAAVLDERLDDTAEGPCRRAAASGLEVVVRPGDAAGPDGPDGPDGPDGPDDLAGFAALARRHGVGTAAGLPLRCGGEVVGALGVYTAVGAAGPGSGPDALDGAREVADLLGTPVHNAHAQARATRQVEQLHEAMRSRAVIEQAKGVLVARLGIAPEEAFARLSEASQATNVKLRVAAADLVESAWRGR, from the coding sequence GTGCCCCGCGCAGCCGAGGAGCCGGCCCGGCAGGACACCGGAGCGTCGATGACCGACGACGTCCTCCCCCGACCCGTGCCCGCCGCCCGTCGACGCGACCTCGTGCGGCCGCCGCTGCCCGCCGTCCCCGTGGGGCCGCCGGGGCCGGGGGCCACGGCCCGCCACCTGCTGGCCGTCCCGCTGGACCAGCCGCTCGGGCAGGTGCTGCACCACCTGGCGGCCGTCGCGCTCCGGGCCCTGCCCGGCGCCCGGGGCGTCCAGGTCGTCGTGACGGCCGGGGGCGGCCGGCTCGCCGGGGCCGCCTTCGCGGGCGGGGGCGCGGCCGTCCTCGACGAGCGGCTCGACGACACGGCCGAGGGCCCGTGCCGACGAGCGGCGGCGAGCGGCCTCGAGGTGGTCGTCCGCCCCGGTGACGCAGCAGGCCCGGACGGCCCGGACGGCCCGGACGGCCCAGACGGCCCCGACGACCTCGCCGGCTTCGCCGCGCTCGCCCGGCGGCACGGCGTCGGGACCGCCGCGGGCCTGCCGCTGCGGTGCGGCGGCGAGGTGGTGGGCGCCCTCGGCGTCTACACGGCCGTCGGGGCCGCCGGGCCGGGCAGCGGGCCCGACGCGCTGGACGGGGCCCGCGAGGTCGCCGACCTGCTCGGGACACCCGTCCACAACGCGCACGCGCAGGCCCGCGCCACGCGCCAGGTGGAGCAGCTGCACGAGGCCATGCGCTCGCGCGCCGTCATCGAGCAGGCCAAGGGGGTCCTGGTCGCCCGTCTCGGCATCGCGCCGGAGGAGGCCTTCGCGCGCCTCTCGGAGGCGAGCCAGGCCACCAACGTCAAGCTGAGGGTGGCCGCCGCCGACCTCGTGGAGAGCGCCTGGCGGGGCCGCTGA
- a CDS encoding GAF and ANTAR domain-containing protein, with amino-acid sequence MSAAGPDELRRDGGGAVSDGAAPAAPEGGLPEETAVGRHLAAFLGADHVAVVLSAGPGFEGVLRGSSPPLLALLDMVGSVGEGPTTEVLRSGRGVVVPDLGAETDRWPLLLAAHRVPEAVRCLAVLPLDGGLRPPEDVLAGPGRPDEVVGLLLLAGRSLLPMPPAALAAAVRGAALLAAMVLARAEEAVHGGLDLDLLLDPRADVLPRALGVLAERVGLSAGDARRHLQALAFGAGVTVHEAALRLLADGG; translated from the coding sequence GTGAGCGCCGCGGGGCCGGACGAGCTCCGCCGCGACGGCGGGGGCGCGGTGAGCGACGGCGCTGCCCCGGCCGCGCCGGAGGGCGGCCTGCCCGAGGAGACCGCCGTCGGCCGTCACCTGGCCGCCTTCCTCGGCGCCGACCACGTGGCGGTCGTGCTCAGCGCGGGTCCTGGGTTCGAGGGCGTGCTCCGCGGCTCGTCCCCGCCCCTGCTCGCGCTGCTGGACATGGTGGGCTCGGTCGGCGAGGGCCCGACCACGGAGGTCCTGCGGAGCGGTCGTGGCGTCGTCGTCCCGGACCTCGGCGCGGAGACCGACCGGTGGCCCCTGCTGCTCGCCGCCCACCGCGTCCCCGAGGCGGTGCGGTGCCTCGCCGTCCTCCCCCTCGACGGGGGCCTGCGGCCCCCCGAGGACGTGCTCGCGGGCCCGGGCCGGCCCGACGAGGTGGTCGGCCTCCTCCTCCTGGCCGGGAGGTCCCTGCTCCCGATGCCGCCGGCGGCGCTCGCCGCGGCCGTCCGCGGCGCCGCCCTGCTCGCGGCGATGGTGCTGGCCCGGGCGGAGGAGGCCGTGCACGGCGGCCTGGACCTCGACCTGCTCCTCGACCCCCGCGCCGACGTCCTGCCGCGCGCCCTCGGCGTGCTCGCCGAGCGGGTCGGCCTCTCAGCCGGGGACGCCCGCCGCCACCTGCAGGCGCTCGCCTTCGGCGCGGGCGTGACCGTCCACGAGGCGGCGCTCCGGCTGCTCGCCGACGGCGGCTGA
- a CDS encoding ANTAR domain-containing protein gives MPPGRRDEVPGPPDAPDPRDVPDPQEAAGLREALAELGGLGHDEPLERVLRRVVDLGVRALHGAAALSVTLVDAGRAAPVASSSPAAARLDGHQAQEDRGPVLDAARSRGVVHADLARDRRDLLLSRLADDDGLRGVTSVGLGSPPAVLGALTAYTAAARAGADDVDRLKVLASYVTVAVLRSRVPDPGADAAARLQAALEARTVVEQAKGVLMARLGLDVASAEARLADLARVDGVTLPAAAAALLERALRRDLP, from the coding sequence GTGCCCCCTGGCCGACGCGACGAGGTGCCCGGCCCGCCGGACGCCCCCGACCCTCGTGACGTCCCCGACCCGCAGGAGGCGGCCGGCCTCCGGGAGGCCCTGGCCGAGCTGGGCGGGCTGGGTCACGACGAGCCGCTCGAGCGCGTCCTCCGCCGGGTCGTCGACCTCGGGGTGCGCGCGCTCCACGGCGCGGCCGCCCTGTCGGTCACCCTCGTCGACGCGGGGCGGGCCGCTCCCGTCGCGTCGTCGTCCCCCGCCGCCGCGCGGCTCGACGGGCACCAGGCCCAGGAGGACAGGGGGCCGGTGCTCGACGCGGCGCGCTCGCGGGGCGTCGTGCACGCCGACCTCGCCCGCGACCGGCGCGACCTGCTGCTGAGCCGGCTCGCCGACGACGACGGCCTCCGCGGCGTGACGTCGGTCGGGCTGGGCAGCCCGCCGGCCGTGCTCGGCGCCCTCACCGCCTACACCGCGGCCGCCCGGGCCGGGGCGGACGACGTCGACCGCCTCAAGGTGCTCGCCTCCTACGTCACCGTCGCCGTGCTGCGCTCCCGCGTGCCCGACCCCGGGGCCGACGCCGCGGCCCGCCTGCAGGCGGCGCTCGAGGCGCGCACGGTCGTCGAGCAGGCCAAGGGCGTGCTCATGGCCCGCCTGGGCCTCGACGTCGCGTCGGCCGAGGCGCGGCTCGCCGACCTCGCCCGGGTCGACGGCGTCACGCTCCCCGCCGCCGCCGCCGCCCTCCTCGAGCGCGCGCTGCGCCGGGACCTGCCGTGA
- a CDS encoding diguanylate cyclase domain-containing protein, translated as MVLEVDARAVRSVYQPLVRLDTRALVGVEALARGAAGTPHASPVALLAAARRQGRLDEVEWACRAAALRGALDAGLGPRTTLLVNLEPEVSGRPPRGLWPLLVRAADELHVVVELTERSLLWQPARLLRVVAWVRRMGWGLAVDDVGVDPASLALVPLLRPDVVKLDMGLVHGRPDAAVAQVVTAVSAYAERTGATVVAEGIETPEHLATALGMGATVGQGWMLGRPGPLPVALPASAGPAPAPVRVTAPPRHADPGGVVDVVAAVLPLQRAPRPLLQVMSRYLEHQALSCGPMTLLLSAVQDVRHLTPATAARYQHAASSAALVAVLGTGMPVEPAEGVRGGLLRPTDPLAEEWVVTVVAPHFAGALVAREVREAVPGGERRFDYVLTYDRELVLRVAAALVRRVPGGGALGRTPAPVLPAVVAGPAPEGDLPVPVAGGADEGTDVAHLRSAFDGAPIGMAVLTTSGVVVRCNAALARLLGRPAAQLLGGDLFGVTHEEDREPAHAACASLSTGRTTTTQHVRLLRADGVVLPVTVTTSRVEATADADVHLVMHVQDARAQRALERELTHRALHDTLTGLPHRSLFLDRLEHSLRGAARSGRSTSVLFVDLDGFKAVNDTHGHHAGDLVLVEVAHRVSAVLRPGDTAARWGGDEFTVLCEGADRAQAEGVAHRLRHEISRPLFVAGTEVVVHATVGTACSAELEAGADGATLLRVADGAMYRAKSASR; from the coding sequence GTGGTCCTCGAGGTCGACGCCCGCGCGGTCAGGTCGGTCTACCAGCCCCTGGTGCGGCTGGACACGCGCGCCCTCGTGGGCGTGGAGGCCCTCGCCCGCGGGGCCGCGGGCACCCCCCACGCGTCGCCGGTGGCCCTGCTGGCCGCGGCCCGCCGGCAGGGGCGCCTCGACGAGGTGGAGTGGGCCTGCCGGGCCGCCGCCCTGCGGGGCGCCCTCGACGCCGGGCTCGGGCCGCGGACGACGCTCCTCGTCAACCTCGAGCCGGAGGTGTCCGGTCGCCCCCCGCGCGGGCTGTGGCCGCTGCTGGTCCGCGCCGCGGACGAGCTGCACGTCGTCGTCGAGCTCACCGAGCGCTCGCTCCTGTGGCAGCCGGCCCGGCTGCTGCGCGTCGTGGCCTGGGTGCGCCGGATGGGCTGGGGCCTGGCCGTCGACGACGTCGGCGTGGACCCGGCGTCCCTGGCGCTCGTGCCCCTGCTGCGCCCCGACGTCGTCAAGCTCGACATGGGCCTCGTCCACGGGCGGCCGGACGCCGCGGTGGCGCAGGTCGTCACGGCCGTGAGCGCCTACGCCGAGCGGACGGGCGCCACGGTCGTCGCCGAGGGGATCGAGACCCCCGAGCACCTGGCCACGGCGCTGGGCATGGGGGCCACGGTGGGGCAGGGGTGGATGCTCGGGCGCCCGGGCCCGCTGCCGGTCGCCCTCCCGGCGTCCGCCGGCCCCGCCCCGGCCCCCGTGAGGGTCACGGCGCCGCCGCGGCACGCCGACCCGGGCGGCGTCGTGGACGTCGTCGCCGCCGTCCTGCCGCTGCAGCGGGCGCCCCGGCCGCTGCTGCAGGTCATGAGCCGCTACCTCGAGCACCAGGCGCTGTCGTGCGGCCCGATGACGCTGCTGCTGTCCGCGGTCCAGGACGTGCGCCACCTCACGCCCGCCACGGCCGCCCGCTACCAGCACGCCGCCTCGTCGGCCGCGCTCGTCGCGGTGCTCGGCACCGGGATGCCGGTGGAGCCGGCCGAGGGGGTGCGCGGCGGTCTCCTGCGACCCACCGACCCCCTCGCCGAGGAGTGGGTCGTCACGGTCGTCGCCCCCCACTTCGCGGGCGCGCTCGTGGCCCGCGAGGTCCGGGAGGCCGTGCCCGGCGGCGAGCGGCGCTTCGACTACGTGCTCACCTACGACCGGGAGCTGGTCCTGCGCGTCGCGGCGGCCCTCGTGCGGAGGGTGCCGGGCGGCGGCGCGCTCGGCCGCACGCCGGCGCCGGTCCTGCCGGCCGTGGTGGCGGGGCCGGCACCCGAGGGCGACCTGCCGGTGCCGGTGGCGGGCGGGGCCGACGAGGGGACGGACGTGGCGCACCTGCGCAGCGCCTTCGACGGCGCCCCCATCGGCATGGCCGTGCTGACGACGTCCGGCGTGGTGGTGCGCTGCAACGCGGCCCTCGCGCGGCTGCTCGGGCGCCCGGCGGCACAGCTCCTCGGCGGCGACCTCTTCGGCGTCACGCACGAGGAGGACCGCGAGCCGGCGCACGCCGCCTGCGCGTCGCTGTCGACCGGCCGGACGACGACGACGCAGCACGTGCGGCTCCTGCGGGCCGACGGCGTCGTCCTGCCGGTGACCGTGACGACGTCGCGCGTCGAGGCCACGGCCGACGCGGACGTGCACCTCGTCATGCACGTCCAGGACGCGCGGGCCCAGCGGGCGCTGGAGCGCGAGCTGACGCACCGCGCGCTGCACGACACCCTCACGGGCCTGCCGCACCGCTCGCTGTTCCTCGACCGGCTCGAGCACTCCCTGCGGGGGGCCGCGAGGTCGGGGCGGTCGACGTCGGTCCTCTTCGTCGACCTCGACGGCTTCAAGGCCGTCAACGACACCCACGGCCACCACGCGGGCGACCTCGTCCTCGTCGAGGTGGCGCACCGGGTGAGCGCCGTCCTGCGGCCGGGCGACACGGCGGCGCGGTGGGGCGGCGACGAGTTCACCGTGCTCTGCGAGGGGGCCGACCGGGCCCAGGCCGAGGGCGTGGCGCACCGGCTGCGGCACGAGATATCGCGACCCCTCTTCGTCGCCGGCACCGAGGTCGTCGTCCACGCGACCGTGGGGACGGCCTGCTCCGCCGAGCTCGAGGCCGGGGCGGACGGGGCGACGCTGCTGCGGGTGGCCGACGGGGCGATGTACCGCGCCAAGAGCGCCTCCCGCTGA
- a CDS encoding helix-turn-helix transcriptional regulator: protein MTGTGVGRPTAPPPAGGGPGPDAARVQDFHDPVAAGDVLGRALAVGRLVLDEPEGFTCRVVTGRCGELTAVTTRLGADGRTELTGAGDSLVTSLVLAGAATVAAAGRPPRPLRAGGVWRLEETPGQRGTFDAGSAFADLVLPLRTVADAAAADPARDVAEDADGHPVVRFATSRPLDDGAERYWAALTRTAVQQVCGPAGPPASLLLREHLVRTLATAALGVFPSVVVEQPRGPGFTGPATVRRALEHLHARAGEPLTVTDLAAAAGTGVRALQEAFVRHVGTTPTAHLREVRLERAHRDLVAGDAGAGDSVAAVAERWGFAHHGRFAAAYRARYGVAPSTTLRH from the coding sequence GTGACGGGCACCGGCGTCGGGCGACCCACCGCGCCCCCGCCGGCCGGCGGCGGCCCGGGCCCGGACGCCGCCCGGGTGCAGGACTTCCACGACCCCGTCGCGGCGGGCGACGTGCTGGGGCGCGCCCTCGCGGTCGGGCGGCTCGTGCTCGACGAGCCGGAGGGCTTCACGTGCCGTGTCGTCACCGGACGCTGCGGCGAGCTCACAGCGGTGACCACGCGGCTCGGCGCCGACGGGCGGACGGAGCTGACCGGTGCCGGGGACTCGCTCGTGACGTCCCTCGTGCTGGCCGGGGCCGCGACCGTGGCCGCCGCCGGCCGGCCGCCCCGGCCGCTGCGGGCGGGCGGGGTGTGGCGCCTGGAGGAGACGCCGGGTCAGCGCGGGACCTTCGACGCCGGATCGGCGTTCGCCGACCTCGTGCTGCCCCTGCGCACGGTCGCGGACGCCGCGGCCGCCGACCCCGCCCGTGACGTCGCCGAGGACGCCGACGGGCACCCCGTCGTCCGCTTCGCCACCAGCCGGCCCCTCGACGACGGGGCGGAGCGGTACTGGGCGGCCCTCACGCGCACCGCGGTCCAGCAGGTCTGCGGGCCGGCCGGGCCGCCCGCGAGCCTCCTGCTGCGCGAGCACCTCGTCCGGACCCTCGCCACGGCGGCGCTCGGCGTCTTCCCCTCCGTCGTCGTCGAGCAGCCGCGCGGTCCCGGCTTCACCGGGCCGGCGACCGTCCGGCGGGCCCTCGAGCACCTGCACGCCCGGGCGGGTGAGCCGCTCACGGTGACCGACCTGGCGGCCGCGGCCGGCACGGGGGTGCGCGCCCTCCAGGAGGCGTTCGTCCGGCACGTGGGCACGACGCCGACCGCCCACCTGCGGGAGGTCCGGCTCGAGCGCGCCCACCGGGACCTCGTGGCCGGCGACGCGGGCGCCGGCGACAGCGTCGCCGCCGTCGCCGAGCGCTGGGGGTTCGCCCACCACGGCCGGTTCGCCGCCGCCTACCGCGCCCGGTACGGCGTCGCGCCGTCGACCACGCTGCGCCACTGA